The following proteins are encoded in a genomic region of Streptomyces sp. SLBN-31:
- a CDS encoding KAP family NTPase, translating to MADAHFFNDEPFLDHDEGPDLLGHGQYAQHVLSLLDRVRAQTETGVLALIGPWGSGKSSVLGKVARRLRETANGDGWWVAELNPWLYSDLESLTLALFSEIREALPKDGRWSEAERRSADSARPSAHWERSPLSSAWTPRG from the coding sequence ATGGCCGACGCGCACTTCTTCAACGACGAGCCCTTCCTCGACCACGACGAAGGGCCTGACCTACTCGGACACGGGCAGTACGCCCAGCATGTGCTCAGCCTGCTGGACCGGGTACGAGCCCAGACCGAAACCGGAGTCCTCGCGCTGATCGGCCCCTGGGGCTCGGGCAAATCCAGCGTCCTGGGCAAGGTGGCACGCCGTCTACGGGAGACCGCCAACGGTGACGGCTGGTGGGTCGCGGAACTCAACCCATGGCTGTACTCCGACCTGGAGTCGCTCACGCTCGCGCTGTTCAGCGAGATCCGCGAAGCCCTCCCGAAGGACGGACGGTGGTCCGAGGCCGAGAGAAGATCGGCGGATTCGGCAAGGCCATCAGCCCACTGGGAAAGGTCACCGCTCTCTTCGGCCTGGACTCCGAGGGGCTGA
- a CDS encoding MFS transporter encodes MSTTPRIPGATPLTSSAESPATPQSNSHRAAFGIMIVLVGQLMLTLDGTIVNVALPSIGTGLDLGPSSLSWVVNAYTLAFGGLMLMGGRLGDTYGQLRVFLIGLAVFTASSLLGGFAQSAGLLIAARAAQGIGAALAAPSVLTLLTTSARDDAARNRALALFAAVGIGGSTLGLLLGGVVTEVGSWRWTLFINVPIGIAVLALAPRFVAETPRNPGRFDLIGALSATGAAVAIVWALIGAPEHGWSSPQTIGSLTVGVVLLAALAMTERRVAHPMLVPALLRDRRRLGALAVTTLVFGSQIATFFLVVQYVQRVLHFGPIAAGAAFLPMTLGIFAMARTAPKLVARFGQRPLLITGTLGLTASYVWLSNIDTTSSYATAVLGPLLINGVSAGLTFMPTASLVMGGVEPQHAGSASGLLQTVQQLGGTIGLAVVVSVYAAGAVPGQFVPGARAAFLTTAAFTLLASTLAALILHSRRPAHANGSVLATPTPPPYSAQCSSTESLRG; translated from the coding sequence ATGTCCACAACTCCTCGCATCCCTGGCGCCACCCCGTTGACTTCGTCCGCCGAATCTCCTGCGACGCCACAGTCCAACAGCCACCGCGCGGCGTTCGGCATCATGATCGTGCTTGTCGGGCAGCTGATGCTCACCCTCGACGGCACCATCGTCAACGTGGCCCTGCCCAGCATCGGCACCGGCCTCGACCTCGGCCCATCCTCGTTGTCCTGGGTGGTCAACGCCTACACTCTCGCCTTCGGCGGCCTGATGCTGATGGGCGGCCGGCTCGGAGACACCTACGGCCAGCTGCGTGTCTTCCTCATCGGCCTGGCTGTCTTTACCGCGTCCTCACTGCTGGGCGGCTTCGCCCAGAGCGCCGGCCTGCTGATCGCCGCCCGCGCGGCGCAGGGCATCGGCGCGGCACTGGCCGCACCCAGCGTCCTCACCCTGCTCACCACCAGCGCCCGCGACGACGCGGCACGCAACCGGGCCCTGGCCCTGTTCGCCGCCGTCGGTATCGGCGGCAGCACCCTCGGCCTCCTCCTGGGCGGTGTGGTCACCGAAGTCGGCTCCTGGCGCTGGACCTTGTTCATCAATGTTCCCATCGGCATCGCCGTGCTCGCCCTCGCCCCGCGGTTCGTTGCCGAAACCCCGCGCAACCCCGGCCGCTTCGACCTCATCGGCGCACTTAGCGCCACCGGCGCGGCCGTGGCAATCGTCTGGGCACTGATCGGCGCACCCGAGCACGGCTGGTCCTCTCCGCAGACCATCGGCTCTCTCACAGTCGGCGTCGTGCTCCTGGCCGCCCTGGCCATGACCGAACGCCGGGTCGCCCACCCGATGCTGGTGCCCGCCCTGCTGCGCGACCGACGCCGCCTGGGCGCTCTCGCCGTGACGACCCTGGTCTTCGGCTCCCAGATCGCAACGTTCTTCCTGGTCGTGCAGTACGTCCAGCGGGTGCTGCACTTCGGCCCCATCGCTGCCGGAGCCGCGTTCCTGCCGATGACGCTGGGCATCTTCGCCATGGCACGCACCGCTCCAAAGCTGGTGGCCCGCTTCGGACAGAGGCCGCTGCTGATCACCGGCACCCTCGGCCTGACCGCCAGCTACGTCTGGCTCAGCAACATCGACACGACCAGCAGCTACGCCACCGCAGTCCTCGGCCCCCTGCTGATCAACGGCGTCTCGGCCGGACTGACCTTCATGCCGACCGCCTCCCTGGTGATGGGCGGGGTCGAGCCGCAGCACGCCGGATCGGCCTCCGGCCTGCTCCAGACAGTCCAGCAGCTGGGCGGAACCATCGGCCTCGCCGTCGTCGTCTCGGTCTACGCCGCCGGGGCCGTCCCCGGCCAGTTCGTCCCCGGCGCCCGCGCCGCCTTCCTGACCACCGCCGCATTCACGCTCCTGGCCTCCACCCTGGCAGCCCTCATCCTGCACTCCCGCCGACCGGCCCACGCCAACGGATCGGTGCTGGCGACTCCTACACCGCCGCCGTACTCGGCCCAATGCTCGTCAACGGAGTCTTTGCGGGGCTGA